The sequence AAGTGGGGGTAGTGGGTGTGTCTGGGGAGGCAAAGCAGGGCTAGTTTGTGGGGCTAGGCTCTTGTGGGAGGGGCTAGGGCAGGGCCACCCTCCATCCACCTGGGGCTGACCTGGGCCTTCCTCCTGCCGGCACAGGAATCGTACAAGTACTTCCCTTCCTCGGTGAGTCCAGCCCCCCAGGGCAGGGCGGGGCATGCGGGCAGGGCGGTCAGGGCCAGTCCTGAGATTCTGCCCCGCAGCTCTCGCCAGTGACGCCCTCAGAGTCCCTGCCAAGGCCTCGCAGGCCACTGCCCacccagcagcagccacagccaTCACAGAAGCTGGGGCGCATCCGTGAGGACGAGGGGGCAGTGGCATCATCAGCAGTCAAGGAGCCACCTGAGGCTACGGCCACACCTGAGCCACTCTCAGATGAGGACCTGCCACTGGACCCTGATCTGTACCAGGACTTCTGTGCGGGGGCCTTTGATGACCATGGCCTGGTGAGCAGCCAGAGCATCCCATGGTGAAAGGGTAGAGGTTACAGAAGCTGAGTGCCCATGATGAGGAGAGATGGAAGATGAGGCAGAGTATAGAAGGCTGATTTGGAACTGATCGGTGGTGGGGTAGTCATGAGTGGGGCAGGTGGGTCAGTGTATGTCTCACTTGCAGCCCTGGATGAGCGACACAGAGGAGTCTCCATTCCTAGACCCTGCGCTGCGGAAGAGGGCAGTGAAAGTGAAGCATGTAAAACGTCGGGAGAAGAAATCTGAGAAGAAGGTGATGGAGAGGGTGAAATGGGTATGGGAAGGCagaaggcagaaggcaggaaggggagggagaggcaaaggtCAGGAGCTGGTTGGGGCAAGAGCCAGAAGGGGTGGGATACAGGGGGAGACAGGGATTTGGGGCTGACTTTAACTCTACCCTAACCTGACCCGACCTCCTTCATCCCATAGAAGGAAGAGAGATATAAGCGGCATCGGCAGAAACAGAAGCACAAGGACAAATGGAAACACCCAGAGCGTGCTGATGCCAAGGACCCTGCATCACTACCGCAGTGCCTGGGACCTGGCTGTGTGCGCCCTGCCCAGCCTGGCTCCAAGTATTGCTCAGATGACTGTGGCATGAAGCTGGCAGCCAAGTGAGTCATTCCGGAGAGGTTCAAGGGAGTCAGGGAATATGGGGTAGGGCATGGCCAGAGCGCTCTGTATGTCTTCCCATCAGTCACCTGCCCACTGTTCAGTCCACAAAGCACCCATCTGTCCGCCCACCATTCAGGTGCCCATCTGCTTATTTATCTGCTATGCAGTCACTTAATTATCTTTTCGCCATTTGGTCAGCCATCCATTCTGCCATTCTTGGATCACCCCACTTCTCTTGTTTGCCACCTTCCCTGCCTGTACCCAACCCACTGCTTCCCTGCAGCCGCATCTACGAGATCCTCCCCCAGCGCATCCAGCAGTGGCAGCAGAGTCCCTGCATTGCCGAGGAGCACGGGAAGAAGCTGCTCGAACGTATTCGCCGTGAGCAGCAGAGCGCCCGCACCCGCCTTCAGGAAATGGAGCGCCGATTCCATGAGCTTGAGGCCATCATTCTTCGTGCCAAGCAGCAGGCTGTCCGTGAGGATGAGGAGGTGAGCGAGCACAGGCCCAGTGGCACGGGGCCCAGTACCTGGTCCTGCCTGGCCTTATCATTGCTTCCACTCCACACAGAGCAATGAGGGTGACAGTGATGACACAGATCTGCAGATCTTCTGCGTCTCCTGCGGGCACCCTATCAACCCACGTGTTGCCTTGCGCCACATGGAGCGCTGCTACGCCAAGGTCAGGGTGTCACCCTGAGGGGGAGTATCAGTGGGTCCATGGGGGAACAGATGTGTTGTCTGGGGGTTGTCTCAGGAGGGCATGCAGCACACATCCTCAGTTCCCTCCATTTGTGCTCATCCCTCCAGTATGAGAGCCAGACGTCCTTTGGGTCCATGTACCCCACACGCATTGAGGGGTGAGTGTGGGCGCTCTGTGGAGTTAGAGCAGGGAGGTTAAGGCTGGGGTTGGAAGTGGCATGTTGGGGTAGGATATGGCCATGGATAAGAATAGATGggttccccttctctccctccactaCCTTCTCTCTACTGTAACCTCCAGAGCTACACGACTCTTCTGTGATGTCTACAATCCTCAGAGCAAGACATATTGTAAGCGGCTCCAGGTGCTATGCCCTGAGCACTCACGGGACCCCAAAGTAAGGTTTGACCTCAACTCCCCCCATtctgtcctttcttcctcttcactgCCCCACATTCATCCCTCGCTTCCTCCtttgccctccttccttcccttttccctacTTGACCGCTTCTGTAACTCTCACTTTGCCTGCCTTCTcactct is a genomic window of Ursus arctos isolate Adak ecotype North America unplaced genomic scaffold, UrsArc2.0 scaffold_17, whole genome shotgun sequence containing:
- the CXXC1 gene encoding CXXC-type zinc finger protein 1 isoform X1 translates to MEGDGSDPEPPDAGEDSKSENGENAPIYCICRKPDINCFMIGCDNCNEWFHGDCIRITEKMAKAIREWYCRECREKDPKLEIRYRHKKSRERDSNERDGSEPRDEGGGRKRPAPDPDLQRRAGSGTGVGAMLARGSASPHKSSPQPLVATPSQHHQQQQQQQQQQQQQQIKRSARMCGECEACRRTEDCGHCDFCRDMKKFGGPNKIRQKCRLRQCQLRARESYKYFPSSLSPVTPSESLPRPRRPLPTQQQPQPSQKLGRIREDEGAVASSAVKEPPEATATPEPLSDEDLPLDPDLYQDFCAGAFDDHGLPWMSDTEESPFLDPALRKRAVKVKHVKRREKKSEKKKEERYKRHRQKQKHKDKWKHPERADAKDPASLPQCLGPGCVRPAQPGSKYCSDDCGMKLAANRIYEILPQRIQQWQQSPCIAEEHGKKLLERIRREQQSARTRLQEMERRFHELEAIILRAKQQAVREDEESNEGDSDDTDLQIFCVSCGHPINPRVALRHMERCYAKYESQTSFGSMYPTRIEGATRLFCDVYNPQSKTYCKRLQVLCPEHSRDPKVPADEVCGCPLVRDVFELTGDFCRLPKRQCNRHYCWEKLRRAEVDLERVRVWYKLDELFEQERNVRTAMTNRAGLLALMLHQTIQHDPLTTDLRSSADR
- the CXXC1 gene encoding CXXC-type zinc finger protein 1 isoform X2, whose protein sequence is MEGDGSDPEPPDAGEDSKSENGENAPIYCICRKPDINCFMIGCDNCNEWFHGDCIRITEKMAKAIREWYCRECREKDPKLEIRYRHKKSRERDSNERDGSEPRDEGGGRKRPAPDPDLQRRAGSGTGVGAMLARGSASPHKSSPQPLVATPSQHHQQQQQQQQQQQQQQIKRSARMCGECEACRRTEDCGHCDFCRDMKKFGGPNKIRQKCRLRQCQLRARLSPVTPSESLPRPRRPLPTQQQPQPSQKLGRIREDEGAVASSAVKEPPEATATPEPLSDEDLPLDPDLYQDFCAGAFDDHGLPWMSDTEESPFLDPALRKRAVKVKHVKRREKKSEKKKEERYKRHRQKQKHKDKWKHPERADAKDPASLPQCLGPGCVRPAQPGSKYCSDDCGMKLAANRIYEILPQRIQQWQQSPCIAEEHGKKLLERIRREQQSARTRLQEMERRFHELEAIILRAKQQAVREDEESNEGDSDDTDLQIFCVSCGHPINPRVALRHMERCYAKYESQTSFGSMYPTRIEGATRLFCDVYNPQSKTYCKRLQVLCPEHSRDPKVPADEVCGCPLVRDVFELTGDFCRLPKRQCNRHYCWEKLRRAEVDLERVRVWYKLDELFEQERNVRTAMTNRAGLLALMLHQTIQHDPLTTDLRSSADR